Within the Bacillota bacterium genome, the region GTCGGCCCAATTCATCGCCGTCGGGATGCTGGCCGCCGGTGCGGGCGCCTGGCCCATCATCGTCACCACGTTTCTCGTCAACCTCCGCCACCTGCTCATGAGTGCCGCCTTGTCCGTGCCGTTTCGTCGTATCCCCCGCAAGCTGCAGGCCATCCTCGCGTTCTGGATCACCGACGAATCGTTCGTCGTGACCAGCAGCGCCCTCGCCGGACGCCAGGCCACCGTTCCCTTCGTCGCCGGCCTCCAGATCACGGCCTATCTCGCCTGGGCCGCCAGCTCGCTTGTCGGAGCCGTGCTGGGCAACATGGCGTCCGGAATCGCCGGCCTCGGGATCGACTTCGCGCTCCCCGCCATGTTCATCGCCCTGCTCGTCCTCCAGATCAAAGACTGGAGTTCCGTGCTGGTCGCCGTGCTGGCCGGGGCAGTATCCCTGCTGCTGGCGCTGTACGTCCCCGGCAACGCTAACGTCATCGTGGCCACCCTGGTGGCCGCCACGGCGGGGGTGCTGCTCAAGAGATGAGGACGCCGCTGCTGCTGCTATTCCTCGGTATGGCCGTGGTAACGTATATACCGCGCATGGCGCCGCTGGTACTGTTGAGCCGGCTGCCCATGCCCGCCTGGTTCGTGCGCTGGCTGGCATGCGTGCCCGTGGCGGTGATGGCCGCCTTGCTGGTCCCCACTCTCCTGGTCAAACAGGTCGAAGGCGCTTCCGTCCTCTGGTTGTCCTGGGATAACCATGGGCTGCTCGCCGCGGCTCCCACTGTCGCCGTAGCCCTGAGAACGAGGAACATCTTCGCCACCGTTCTGTGCGGGCTGGCCGCCATATTCGCCCTCAACTGCCTGTTGTAGCTATTCGAGCGGCACAGCTATGCGGCATGTTCCCGAGCATACTACGTGTCCAGGACGAGTACCCCGGCCCTGACCAGCGCCTCGGTGAACGCCGTAGAGGGCGCAGGTCGCCACCGATATTCGTCGCGCAGGAACCATTCGAAAAGGGTGAACAGTGGATTGAGTGACAGGGACATTTTGAGGCGCTTTCCCAGGTCGTACAGCCCCACCCGCCCGCGTACGGCCGGGGACCGCAACAGGATGTCAGCAGCCGCCTGCTCGCGCCCGGCCAGAGGGGTGATGACCAGCACGTCGAAGCCCGGCGGCAGGTATCCGATTCCCGCCGGAGAAAGGCGCACGACCACCGTCAGTGCGTGGCTCCGGTGGCGATACACGGCACCCCCCGCCAGTGGACCCTCCCCCGGCCGGTCCCCACGCAAATAACCGGCAAACTGCCCGGCCAGGACCCGCCAAGACACCGTGGCGGCCCCCAGGGAGATCGTCTCGCTCCACCTGAGGCCACCCAGCCATCTCAGGACCTCCCCTCGGCTCTCCCCGACGAGCTCGATGCCCTCCCCGGTGAGCCGGGCCAGCCTGGCGCTGACCAGGTAGTCCACGCTCGGGCACGGAGAGCCGAAACCCAGGAAGCGGAACTGCGCCTCCACCCCGGGCAGATCCAGGACCGCTCCGTCGGGGGAATCGGCTAGCATTTCCAGAAGGACCAATGCCGGAAGCGGCGCTCCTTCCATCCCCTGACCCCCTTTACCGGAGGCGCTAGCCCTTCCACCACATCGGCGGAGGAGGCTGTACCTTGCCCGCCTCACGAGAGGCGGTGGTCACCCGTCCCGCCCCCTTCCCGCAACTGACCGAGGCTGAGCAGCCGGCGCCTTCCCGCAACTGCCCGACCTTCCCGCAGGGGGCGGCGCAGGTCCACGGCACCTGCCAGCCGGTCCTCGGTGGCGTTGAGAGGCAGATTGACCAGGCGGATGGGCGGGCGGAGCGACGGCAGCTGCTCCGAGGCCGCCCGGGCCTGGCAGCGCGGGCATAGTCCTCAGCAGACCGCGCACGAGCATTGACTTCGGGGTACCACTGGGACCCGATATCAGCACTTCGCCCAGGCGCGGGTTGACAGCATTGACGAGAAGTGCCCTCTTGACCTCCTCCTGGCCCACTACGGCACCAAAGGGAAACATATCCTACCTGATCTTCCTCTTGCCGAATGTGGGCTCCGCGGCCGGGATGGGCGGCATCTGCCATGTGGCGATCAGAGGTACGGGCAGGTCGCGGTCGATGATCACGTCCAACACAGTGGGACGGTTGGACTTGAGGGCGTGCTCGAACGCGGGCCCGAAGTCGGACGCCTTCTCCACCCTGATGCCCTGGCCGCCCATGGCCTCAGCCATGCGGGCGAAGTCGGGGTTCCACAGCTCTCCCGTGGATACCTTCCGGAAGCTGGTGCCGATCTCCCGGCCATCCAGGTAGAACCGCTGCAGATCGCGAATGCACCCGATGCTGTAGTTGTTGAGCACCACCCACACCGCCGGCAGGTCGTACTCCACTGCGGTGGCCACCGCGTGGGGGGTCATTATGAAGCCACCGTCCGAGCACACGCACACGCACGGGGAATCGGGCCGGGCCAGTTTGGCACCCAGCACCCCGCACACGCCGAACCCCATGGCGGCGAAGCCACCTGGGCTGATGTGCGTGTATGGTCGCGGTGTCTGCCAGTACTGTTCGCACCAGGCCTGGTTGTTCCCCACGTCCACGACCAGGATCGTGTCTTCGGGGGCAATGCGCCTCATGTCGCCCAGCACGCGCCGCGGGTCGATGGGGTAGGCGGAGGATTCCAGGGCCGGACGCATGAACGCGTCCCACTCTCCCTTGAAGGCCCGGATTTCGTCCAGCCACGGGTAGTCCCCGCGGGGCTCGGTCCTCTGTCGGACCACCTCCAGCAACTGCTGCAGGAAGGCGCGCACGTCCGCGACGATGCCCAGCTCCACCGGGTAATTCCGCCCTATCTCGGCAACGTCTATGTCTACCTGGATAAGCCGGGTGGGCGGGATGTTGTAGGCATAACCGGGGAGCCAGGAAGCCGTGTGCAGGTCGGAGAAACGACAGCCGAGGGCCAGGATTACGTCCGCGTTGCGGGTGGCCTCCACGGCGGGGTAGTAACCCCAGCACCCCGTCACCCCCAGGTACAGAGGGTGATCCTCGGGCAGGACACCCTTACCCATCAGGCTGGCGTACACGGGGATGTTAAGGTGTTCGGCCACCTGACGCAGTTCGCCGGTGGCGCGGGCTGCCATGACCCCGCCCCCCGCCAGGATCAAGGGCCTGCGGGCCTCGAGCAGGATGCCCAGGGCCTTCCGCACCGCTTCCGGAGAACCGGGGGTCCTCCCGTCCACCGGCGTGGACCACTCTTCGGGCTCGGGGATCGTCACCTCGGCCTTACACACGTATATGTCGTAGGGGACATCCAGGTGGCAGGGACCCGGCCTGCCCGTACGCATCAGCTTGTACGCTTTGGGCAGGTACTTGGCCAGCTGGTCCACCTTGTGCACCTGCCAGCTATGTTTCACTATGGGCTTGAAGATGGAAGGAAAGTCCGCCGGGAAGTAACGGTAGATTTCCTGCAGGGCGCCCGTGTCAAACTGGTCGGTGGCCGGGCACCCCGTTATGACCAGGAACGCAGATGAGTCGTAGAAGGCGTTGGCCACCGCTATGGTGAGGTTAGCAGGCCCGGGACCGGTGGAGGCGTACACGGGGAGCGGAACCCCCGTGAGCCGAAAGTACACGTCGGCCATGAATCCCGCCGCCTGCTCTATGCGCGGCCAGACGACCTTGATCTTGTCCGTGCGCTCGTAAATGCCGTCCAGCAACCCTATGGCTCCGTGACCCGCATACCCGAGGATGTAGGGGATCTTTTCTTTGATCAGGTACTCGGCTATGATGTCGCAACCCCGGTACTCCGCCATGGCTCCCGCAGCAGGCTGCCATCCGCCCCGTCGGCAGCCATGCTGCTCCCCCCTTTCCGAGAGAATTTCCGTCACGGCTTGTGGTCGCAATAACCGTGCCGGGAGGCAGAGCCCGGGGTGGAGTCAGAAACCGGGAATCTGACAGCACCAGGGACGTGCACGCACGACCGGAAGGGTCCTCGTGTCCCGCAACATCTGTCGTGATCTGCGCCATGTGTCTTGCAATGCTACACAAGGAAGGTGTCGGTCCCACCGGCCCACGTCCGGCGCACGACAATACCGTATTGCCGCATCTTCCGGTACAGAGAACTGCGCGCGATGCCCAGCCGCCTGGCAGCTGCCGCCACATTCCCCGTGCTCTGCTCCAGAGCCTCGGCAATGGCGAGCCGCTCTGCGTCGGCCAGACGCTTCACCGATGGCCGGGTAATGTGGCCCTCGGCCACGCGGAGCCCGCGCCGCAGGCCGGCCATCAGGTGCTCCGGCTCGAGGACGCCGGTCTGGGCGACGTTGATGGCGCACTCTATCACGTTCTCCAGTTCGCGCACGTTACCCGGCCAGTCGTGCGCCAGCAATAGCTCCAGCGCCCGGTTGCCAACGTCCTGCACGGACTTGCCCAGCTTGGTATTCAGTTTGTACAGGAAGTGACGGGCCAGCAGGGGTATGTCCTCTTTTCGCTCCCGCAGAGGGGGAATGACAATGGGGAAAACGTTCAACCGGAAGTACAGATCGCGTCGGAAGCTGCCCCGGGCCACCGCCTCGGACAGGTTCTTGTTGGTGGAGGCGATCACCCTCACATCCACCGGCGTCACCCGATGCCCCCCTATGCGCACCACCTGCCGGTCTTGGAGCACCCGTAAGAGCACCGCCTGCATGTCGAGCGGCATCTCTCCGATCTCGTCGAGGAAGATAGTGCCCCCATCGGCGAGCTCGAACTTCCCCGGGGACCCTTCCCTGCGCGCTCCGGTGAAAGCACCCTCCGCGTACCCGAAAAGCTCGCTTCCCACCAGTTCCCGAGGGATGGCAGCGCAGTTGATGGCCACGAATGCCCCGTCGCGCCTCCTGCCCGCATTGTGGATGGCGTGAGCGAACATCTCCTTGCCGGTACCGCTTTCCCCCTGCAGCAGAACGGTAGAAGAGCTCTCCGCCGCCGCGCGCGCCAGATCCACCGCCCGCCGGAAGCCGGGACTCTCCCCGATGATGTCGTCAAAGGTGAAAACGGCCTGGGCTCCGGCCATGCGATGGACCAATCTGCGCACGCTACGCATCTCCCTCAGGATGGCCATGGCGCCTATGACCGTGCAGCCGTCGCCCATCACCGGCTTGGCCGTCACCGTGGCGTGGAGGCGACCTGTACCCAGTTCCAGGTTGGTTTCCCGGTCCACGACTTCGCGGCCACTTTCCAGGATGGCAGCCAACCCCAACTGCCGGAACAGAAACTGGTCGAGGGGACGTCCTACCGCTTCCCCCGCCTGCATCCCGAGCAAACGACCAGCCACGCTGTTGATGAGGGTAACCCGGCCGGCCGTATCCACCGAAACCAGTCCCTCGGACATGGACTCGATCGTAGCCAGCAGGTAGCGATGGGCTACCAGCAGCCGGTCTGAGGCAGACGCCGCCCTTAGCTGATTCTCGATGGCCTGGGCGGCCGCCACCACCATGCCCAGAGTGTGGGGATGAACGCGCCTGTAGTCTCCGGACATGGTAAGGACCCCGATCAGCCTCCCATCGGGGTCGTGGACGGCTGCACTGGAACAGGTCCAGGAATGGCATCCCACCCAGTAATGCTCCGCCCCGCACACCTGGATGGGACTGCCTGTCACCAGGCTGACACCTATGCCGCTGGTGCCCATTACCGCCTCAGACCACCTGACCCCGGGCACCAGCCAGATCTTTTCTGCTTCTCCCTCCGCATCTGCGTCGCCCACCAGCTCGAGCAGGTAGCCCTCCTCATCACAGAGGCAAACAACGAATCCCGAGCCCGCCACGAGCTCGTGCAGGCTGCGCATGAACGGCCTGGCCGCCTCGATCATGGCTCGCCTCCTGGCGAGACGCCCATCGAGCTCGCGCCCGGTGATCGCCACCCGCTCGACCCGCCAGGGATCCAGGCCGTGCTGCCTGCACCTCGCCCACGAGTCGGCTATCACCGGACGCACCACCTGCCGGTCAACCCGGCCGGTGCGCACGAATTCCTCCCAGGCCGAACGCAACCTGTCCTCGGGTATGCCCGAGATGGGGAACGTCAGCATATCCGATCCCCGCCGCCCTGCCGAAAAGTGCACCTTCTTCCAGGAATGGTTTCGACTCCGGAGAAGGCCATACCTCTCCCGGCCGCGCTACAGGTTCACGGGAGCATGGTACCAGTTTCGAGGTAGCGCTGATGCCAGGATAGCGCCTCACCGAGCATGTGCGGTGAGTGTCCGCCCTGCCGACAGGCCCGGGCGAAGTAATCCTCCAGCAGTGGGCGGTAGGCAGGATGGGCACAATGCGCGATGATCCTTTGCGCCCTCTCGCGGGGGCTCAGGCCCCGCAGGTCGGCCACGCCCTGCTCGGTGATGAGCACGTGCACCTCGTGCTCGGTGTGGTCCACATGCGACACCATGGGGACGATGCACGAGATCTTCCCGCCCCGCGCGGTCGAGGGACTTACGAAAATCGAAAGATAGGCGTTCCGCGAGAAGTCGCCCGAGCCGCCGATCCCGTTCAGCATCTGTGAGCCGAAGACGTGGCTCGAGTTCACGTGTGCGTAAATATCCACCTCCACCGCCGTGTTGATGGCGATCACGCCAAGCCGGCGGATGGCCTCGGCGCTGTTGGAAACCTCCTGCGGTCGGAGCACCAGGAAATGCCGGTACCGGTGCAGGTTCCGGTACAGGCGCTCCTGACCCGCCGACGAAAGGGCCAGCGAAGTGCCGGAGGCACCGCGGGCGACGCCGGCATCAATGAGGTCGAGGACGCCGTCCTGCAGAACCTCAGAAAAGAAGGCCAGACCGGGCCGGTCCCACTCTTCCAGGGCGTTCAGGACGGCATTGCCCACATTCCCGACCCCCGTCTGCAAAGGTAGCAGGGCGGGCGGTAGCCTGCCCGCTTGCACCTCGCCACGCAGGAACTCCACAAGCTGTCCGCCTATCTTGCGCGACGCGTCGTCGGGAACCTCGAAACTATAAGGGTGATCCGGTCGGCACGTCACCACGATGGCGGCGATGCGGTCCGGGTCCACCCCGATGGCCGGAGCGCCGATGCGCTGCAGGGGTTCCACCAGAGGAAGGGGATCCCGACCGGGGGGCAGGGAATAACTCCAGATATCGTGCAGCCCCTCCATTTCGGGCGGATGCCATAGGTTGAGTTCCACTATGACCTTCTCGGCGGCAGCGACGTAGAGGGCGCTGTTCCCCACCGACGAGGTGGGCACGATCCCTCCGTCCTCCCGGATGGCGCATGCTTCCACCAGCGCCACATCGACCTTTCCCAGGTGGCCGGCCCTGACCATCTCCGGGCACCCGCCCAGATGCTGGTCCACGTAGGCAATCTCGCCCCGGTTGATGAGTTGACGCAGGTTGGCGAGGGACTGGTACGGTAGCCGGCGAACCATCGCACCCGCACTCGCGAGTTCCTCGTCGACCTCACCGCCCACCGAACCACCAGACCAGATGCTGAGCCGGAGGCGACGTCCTTCCCGAGCCTGGCGGGCGAGGGCGAGGGGAACTTCCTTGGGGCTACCCGCCCG harbors:
- a CDS encoding AzlC family ABC transporter permease, producing MREAGKLTLAEGAQAALPIVLGYVPIGIAYGVVAGQAHLTTAETVAMSLIVFAGSAQFIAVGMLAAGAGAWPIIVTTFLVNLRHLLMSAALSVPFRRIPRKLQAILAFWITDESFVVTSSALAGRQATVPFVAGLQITAYLAWAASSLVGAVLGNMASGIAGLGIDFALPAMFIALLVLQIKDWSSVLVAVLAGAVSLLLALYVPGNANVIVATLVAATAGVLLKR
- a CDS encoding AzlD domain-containing protein; the protein is MRTPLLLLFLGMAVVTYIPRMAPLVLLSRLPMPAWFVRWLACVPVAVMAALLVPTLLVKQVEGASVLWLSWDNHGLLAAAPTVAVALRTRNIFATVLCGLAAIFALNCLL
- a CDS encoding thiamine pyrophosphate-binding protein encodes the protein MAEYRGCDIIAEYLIKEKIPYILGYAGHGAIGLLDGIYERTDKIKVVWPRIEQAAGFMADVYFRLTGVPLPVYASTGPGPANLTIAVANAFYDSSAFLVITGCPATDQFDTGALQEIYRYFPADFPSIFKPIVKHSWQVHKVDQLAKYLPKAYKLMRTGRPGPCHLDVPYDIYVCKAEVTIPEPEEWSTPVDGRTPGSPEAVRKALGILLEARRPLILAGGGVMAARATGELRQVAEHLNIPVYASLMGKGVLPEDHPLYLGVTGCWGYYPAVEATRNADVILALGCRFSDLHTASWLPGYAYNIPPTRLIQVDIDVAEIGRNYPVELGIVADVRAFLQQLLEVVRQRTEPRGDYPWLDEIRAFKGEWDAFMRPALESSAYPIDPRRVLGDMRRIAPEDTILVVDVGNNQAWCEQYWQTPRPYTHISPGGFAAMGFGVCGVLGAKLARPDSPCVCVCSDGGFIMTPHAVATAVEYDLPAVWVVLNNYSIGCIRDLQRFYLDGREIGTSFRKVSTGELWNPDFARMAEAMGGQGIRVEKASDFGPAFEHALKSNRPTVLDVIIDRDLPVPLIATWQMPPIPAAEPTFGKRKIR
- a CDS encoding sigma 54-interacting transcriptional regulator; the protein is MLTFPISGIPEDRLRSAWEEFVRTGRVDRQVVRPVIADSWARCRQHGLDPWRVERVAITGRELDGRLARRRAMIEAARPFMRSLHELVAGSGFVVCLCDEEGYLLELVGDADAEGEAEKIWLVPGVRWSEAVMGTSGIGVSLVTGSPIQVCGAEHYWVGCHSWTCSSAAVHDPDGRLIGVLTMSGDYRRVHPHTLGMVVAAAQAIENQLRAASASDRLLVAHRYLLATIESMSEGLVSVDTAGRVTLINSVAGRLLGMQAGEAVGRPLDQFLFRQLGLAAILESGREVVDRETNLELGTGRLHATVTAKPVMGDGCTVIGAMAILREMRSVRRLVHRMAGAQAVFTFDDIIGESPGFRRAVDLARAAAESSSTVLLQGESGTGKEMFAHAIHNAGRRRDGAFVAINCAAIPRELVGSELFGYAEGAFTGARREGSPGKFELADGGTIFLDEIGEMPLDMQAVLLRVLQDRQVVRIGGHRVTPVDVRVIASTNKNLSEAVARGSFRRDLYFRLNVFPIVIPPLRERKEDIPLLARHFLYKLNTKLGKSVQDVGNRALELLLAHDWPGNVRELENVIECAINVAQTGVLEPEHLMAGLRRGLRVAEGHITRPSVKRLADAERLAIAEALEQSTGNVAAAARRLGIARSSLYRKMRQYGIVVRRTWAGGTDTFLV
- a CDS encoding succinate CoA transferase, with translation MHELNMEVGAGLRDRVRDPLLRGRLMTADEAAEVVPDEAVVGVSGFARAGSPKEVPLALARQAREGRRLRLSIWSGGSVGGEVDEELASAGAMVRRLPYQSLANLRQLINRGEIAYVDQHLGGCPEMVRAGHLGKVDVALVEACAIREDGGIVPTSSVGNSALYVAAAEKVIVELNLWHPPEMEGLHDIWSYSLPPGRDPLPLVEPLQRIGAPAIGVDPDRIAAIVVTCRPDHPYSFEVPDDASRKIGGQLVEFLRGEVQAGRLPPALLPLQTGVGNVGNAVLNALEEWDRPGLAFFSEVLQDGVLDLIDAGVARGASGTSLALSSAGQERLYRNLHRYRHFLVLRPQEVSNSAEAIRRLGVIAINTAVEVDIYAHVNSSHVFGSQMLNGIGGSGDFSRNAYLSIFVSPSTARGGKISCIVPMVSHVDHTEHEVHVLITEQGVADLRGLSPRERAQRIIAHCAHPAYRPLLEDYFARACRQGGHSPHMLGEALSWHQRYLETGTMLP